The Humulus lupulus chromosome 3, drHumLupu1.1, whole genome shotgun sequence genome window below encodes:
- the LOC133823625 gene encoding MLP-like protein 423, whose product MASDGKLHAEIECKSNADKIWPSIRDFVNVYLEAFPPGTYKNVEILEGDGTHPGSVRRLTYGEGAPVVTLTEKIEIIDDEKRIYGFSIMEGDLLKYYKSFKARVQVFPKGEGSLLKWSCDYEKLSDDVPEPTLVKDFAVTGFKHLDEYSSKQA is encoded by the exons ATGGCGAGTGATGGAAAGCTTCATGCTGAAATTGAATGCAAATCTAACGCAGATAAGATTTGGCCATCAATTAGGGATTTTGTCAATGTTTACTTAGAGGCCTTCCCTCCTGGTACTTACAAAAACGTTGAAATTTTGGAAGGTGATGGCACTCACCCTGGTTCTGTTAGACGCCTTACATATGGAGAAG GTGCTCCGGTTGTGACGTTGACAGAGAAGATCGAAATTATTGATGATGAAAAGAGAATATATGGATTTAGTATAATGGAGGGAGATCTGCTAAAGTACTACAAAAGTTTCAAGGCCAGAGTTCAAGTGTTTCCCAAGGGTGAAGGAAGTTTGCTGAAATGGAGCTGTGATTACGAGAAGCTTAGTGATGATGTTCCTGAGCCAACCCTAGTCAAGGATTTTGCTGTAACCGGCTTCAAACATCTCGATGAATACAGTTCCAAGCAAGCATAA